Proteins found in one Vagococcus carniphilus genomic segment:
- a CDS encoding IS256 family transposase, with translation MTNFTTEIMETLINKGDLDDLFRRHLELAINTLLQAELTAFLDYEKYDRTGFNSGNSRNGNYSRSFKTEYGELNLAIPRDRNGEFSQQTLPAYKRSNDSLETTIIQLFQKGITMSEISELIEKMYGHYYTPQTISNITQIVSEDVVAFKERSLESQYSIIFMDATHIPLKRQTVSKEAVYIVIGIRLDGTKEVLGFSIAPTESSYVWKEILQDLKDRGLEEVLLVVTDGLSGIDDSIHSIYPNAQFQQCCVHISRNIAHKVRVSDRQEVCNDFKLVYQAASKEEAMNQISFMIDKWKKQYPRVVKLLMNPAILTFYNFPPSIRRTIYSTNLIEGFNKQLKKYTKRKEQFPNEESLERFLVSQFNNYNQKFLCRIHKGFKEIQDTLESMF, from the coding sequence ATGACTAATTTTACTACAGAAATTATGGAAACACTAATCAATAAAGGTGATTTGGATGACTTATTCCGTCGTCATCTAGAATTAGCTATCAATACACTGCTACAAGCTGAATTAACGGCTTTTCTTGATTATGAGAAATATGATCGCACTGGTTTTAATTCAGGTAATTCCCGAAATGGGAATTATTCTCGTTCATTTAAAACAGAGTATGGAGAATTAAATTTGGCAATTCCTAGAGATAGAAATGGAGAGTTTTCTCAACAAACGTTGCCTGCTTATAAAAGAAGTAACGACTCTTTAGAAACCACCATTATCCAATTATTTCAAAAAGGAATCACTATGTCTGAAATCTCTGAGTTGATTGAAAAAATGTATGGTCATTACTATACACCACAAACCATTTCCAATATCACTCAAATAGTATCTGAAGATGTTGTTGCTTTTAAAGAAAGGTCCTTAGAATCCCAATACTCAATCATTTTTATGGATGCTACTCACATTCCTTTAAAAAGACAAACTGTCTCAAAAGAAGCTGTATATATTGTCATAGGTATCCGACTGGATGGGACCAAAGAGGTTCTTGGGTTTAGTATTGCTCCAACTGAGTCTTCGTATGTTTGGAAAGAAATACTTCAAGACCTAAAAGACCGTGGTTTAGAAGAGGTTTTATTAGTCGTAACTGATGGTTTAAGCGGCATTGACGATAGTATCCATAGTATTTATCCAAATGCTCAATTTCAACAATGTTGTGTCCATATCTCTAGAAATATTGCTCATAAGGTTCGTGTTAGTGATCGACAAGAAGTCTGTAATGATTTTAAATTGGTTTATCAAGCAGCTTCAAAAGAAGAAGCTATGAATCAAATAAGTTTTATGATAGATAAATGGAAAAAGCAGTATCCACGAGTAGTTAAATTACTCATGAATCCTGCTATATTAACCTTTTATAATTTTCCTCCATCAATCAGAAGAACCATTTATTCAACTAACTTGATTGAAGGTTTTAACAAACAATTAAAGAAATATACAAAAAGAAAAGAACAATTCCCTAATGAAGAATCTCTAGAGAGATTCTTAGTTTCTCAATTCAACAACTATAATCAGAAATTTTTGTGTCGGATTCATAAAGGTTTTAAAGAAATACAAGATACATTAGAATCAATGTTTTAA
- a CDS encoding IS3 family transposase (programmed frameshift) — MATNRKPRRTFKESFKKQMVELHRSGKPRKDILREYDLTPSTFDKWVKQYNQSGSFKEKDNLTPEEKELRELRKLNKELMMENDILKQAALIFGRKLEVVRKNKDKYSVSAMCRKLEVSRGAYYYEIKKKELEAVVEKAIIDSFTSSRNSYGSRRIKDDLKDQGLIVSRRRIRRVMLKFNFVSSYTTLKFKPLAASKNEQKIENVLSREFDRNEPMEALVTDLTYVKVGNKWHYVCFIIDLFNREIVGYSSGPNKSVDLVLQALATINSSLESVQFFHTDRGKEFDNQSIDELLDAFQIKRSLSRPGCPYDNAVAEATYRAFKIEFIYQQSFDSLFELQYELMDYVNWWNKFRKHGKLGYLSPLNYRLDWKMKQAV, encoded by the exons ATGGCAACTAACAGAAAACCAAGACGTACTTTCAAAGAATCCTTTAAGAAACAAATGGTTGAACTGCACAGATCAGGAAAGCCAAGAAAAGATATTCTTAGAGAATATGATTTAACACCATCAACCTTCGATAAATGGGTGAAACAATACAACCAATCAGGTTCATTCAAAGAGAAAGACAACCTAACTCCTGAAGAAAAAGAATTACGTGAGTTACGCAAACTAAATAAAGAATTGATGATGGAAAATGATATTTTAAAGCAAGCGGCGCTGATATTCGGACGAAAGT TAGAAGTTGTCAGAAAAAATAAAGATAAGTACAGTGTATCAGCGATGTGTCGGAAATTAGAAGTTTCTCGAGGTGCTTATTACTATGAAATTAAAAAGAAAGAATTAGAAGCTGTTGTAGAGAAAGCCATTATTGATTCCTTTACAAGCAGCAGAAATTCCTATGGATCAAGAAGAATTAAAGATGATCTGAAAGATCAAGGATTAATTGTTTCAAGAAGAAGAATCAGACGAGTTATGTTGAAATTTAATTTTGTGTCAAGTTATACTACGCTAAAATTTAAACCTTTAGCAGCCAGTAAAAATGAGCAAAAAATTGAAAATGTCTTGTCCCGAGAGTTTGATAGAAACGAACCGATGGAAGCATTAGTCACAGACTTAACTTATGTTAAAGTTGGCAATAAGTGGCACTATGTTTGTTTCATTATAGACTTGTTTAACCGAGAAATAGTTGGTTATTCAAGTGGCCCTAATAAATCAGTAGACCTTGTTTTACAAGCTTTAGCAACAATAAATAGTTCTCTAGAAAGTGTCCAATTCTTTCATACAGACCGAGGAAAGGAATTTGACAACCAAAGTATTGATGAATTATTGGATGCGTTTCAAATCAAACGTTCTTTATCTCGTCCTGGTTGTCCCTATGATAACGCAGTGGCAGAAGCAACCTATCGAGCGTTTAAGATTGAGTTTATTTACCAACAATCTTTTGATTCTTTGTTTGAACTACAATATGAGTTAATGGATTATGTCAATTGGTGGAATAAATTTAGAAAGCATGGAAAATTAGGTTATTTATCACCTTTAAATTATCGTTTGGACTGGAAAATGAAGCAAGCTGTTTAA